The Penaeus chinensis breed Huanghai No. 1 chromosome 34, ASM1920278v2, whole genome shotgun sequence DNA window gagagagagagagaagagagagagagagagagagatgagagagagagagagagagagagagagagagagagagagagagagagaatgagagagagagagagagagagagaagagagagagagagagagagagagagagagagagagagagagatgagagagagagagagagagagagagagagagagagagagagagagagagagagagagagagagagagagagagagagagagagagagagaagagagagagagagagagagagagagagagagagagagagagagagagagagagagagagagagagagagagagagaagagagagaagagagagagaagagagagagagagagagagagaatgagggagagagagagagagagagagagagagaatgagagagagagaatgagagagagagaatgagagagagagatgagagagagagagagagagagagagagagagagagagagagagagagagagagagagagagagagagagagagagagagagagagagagagagagatgagagagagaggagagagagagagagagagagagagagagagagagagacgagagagagagagagagagagagagagagagagagacagaaacagaagacagagacagagaagagagagagagagagagagagagagagagagagagagagagagagagagagagagtaaagaaaagagagagagagagagagagagagggagggagagaggggagagagagagagagagagggagggagagggggagagagagagagagagagagatagggagagagagagggagatagagagagagagagagagagagaggagagagagagagagagagagagagagagagagagaggagagagagagagaagagagagagagagagagagagagagggagagagggagggaggaagggagggagggagagagagaggagagagagagagagagagaggagagagagagagagagagagagagagagagagagagagagagagagagagaggaagagagagagaaaaagagagagagagagagagagagagagagagaagagagagaggaggagagagagagagagagagagagagagagagagagagagagagagagagagagagagagaaagagagagagatagatagatagatagatagatagagagagagagagagagagagagagagaagagagagagagagagagagagagagagaagagagagagagagtgagagagagagagtgagagaaacagagagagagaaagagagcgcgcgagcgagagagagggagagagagagagagagagagaagagagagagaagagagagagagagagagagagagagagagagagagatagagagagagagagagagagagagagagagagagagagagagagagagagaaagagagagagagagaggagagagagagagagagagagagagagagagagagagagagagagagagagagagagagagagagagagagaagagagagaagagagagagagagagagagagagagagagagagagagagagagagagagagagagagagagagaagagagagagagagagagagagagagagagagagagagagagagagagagagagagaatgagagagagagaatgagagagagagaatgagagagagagaatgagagagagagaatgagagagagagagagagagagagagagagagagagagaagagagagagagagagagagagagagagagagagagagagagagagagagagagagagaagagagagagagagagagagagagagaatgagagagagagagagagagagagagagagagagagagagagagagagagagagagagagagagagagatcacatcacatcggtgatggcacaaaagaaaagaaaagaaaaatgtatatgtatgtatatgtatatatatatatatatatttatatatatgtgtatgtatatatatgtatgtatatatatagccgaGGCTCCAATGCATGAAGAGCCTCGAGACAGCGTGCTTGCGTCCGctctctgcttgcttgcttgtctcGACCTTCTccagaaaagaggaggaagatgtatttgtatgtttcggGAGAATTACGTTTGGTGCGGCTTGTGTTGGGATGatgctctctccctgcctctgtctttctgtctctctctctctatacagcctccgggctagtacagtggtaacgtgtcggcctctcatccgaggggtcggcggttcgcgccccgcccaggcgcgagaagttgtaattgtcgcctggaggttactgctgtgactgggcaccacggcgggtaaggattaagacgagtcagcaccagctgacacacgttagcgagtcggcattagtcgacacaggccgggctcccctcaatggcatagcccgggcgaagctcagcttcgcatatcggacttatcttatatctctatctatctatctatctctatctatctgtttatctatctatctatttatatatcaggaTGATATTCATACCAAATCACAACGGGCATTTTGGGCTACGGATATCACGGAAGATGGCTCGCCCCACGCCGGCCGTAACATCGTACCCTAGGTACCCTGTGCCAGGCTACGGCGAACCGCAGCTAGCGGTATGACCTGAcccgagcgaggctagcgacccaagGCGACGCCAGGCTGATCCGCGGAAGGCTACCCCACGCCACTCACGCCGACCGTAACTTCATGGCATGAGTACCCCGTTTACGGCGGACAGCAGCCAGCGGTATGACCTGACCCGTGCGAGGCTAGTGACCCAGGCCGACGCCAGGCTGACCCGCGGAAAGATACACCACGCTGAAGGGCGACTGACCTCGACTCCGCGTCCGTGTCCGTGTTGCCCTccgtgttaaatatatatatatatatatatatatatatatatatatatatatatatatatatatatatatctcgccctctctctctctctctctctctctctctctctctctctctctctctctctctctctctctctctctctctctctctctctctctccctctctctatctctccctctctctctttctctctctctctctctcaatctctctttctctcgctctctgtctgtctgcctgtttgtctgtctgtctgtctctctctctctctgtctgtctctgtctctctgtctttgtctctctctctttctctctctctctctctctctctctctctctctctctctctctctttctctctgcctctgtctctctctctctctctctctctctctctctctctctcggtctctgtctttctgtctttgtctgtttctctttctctctctctctctctctctctctctctctctctctctctatctctatctgtctatctatctgtctatctatctgtctatctatctgtctatctatctgtctatctatctgtctatctatctgtctatctatctatctatatatcaggaTGATATTCATACCAAATCACAACGGGCATTTTGGGCTACGGATATCACGGAAGATGGCTCGCCCCACGCCGGCCGTAACATCGTACCCTAGGTACCCTGTGCGAGGCTACGGCGAACCGCAGGTAGCGGTATGACCTGAcccgagcgaggctagcgacccaagGCGACGCCAGGCTGACCCGCggaagcctatatatatatatatatatatatatatatatatatatatatatatatatatatatatatatatataagagagagaaagagagagagaaagagagagcgagagagagagagggagaaagagagagagagagagagagagagagagagagagagagagagagagagagagagagagagagagagagagagagagagagagagagagagagagatcacatcacatcggtgatggcacaaaagaaaagaaaagaaaaatgtatatgtatgtatatgtatatatatatatatatatctatatatatgtgtatgtatatatatgtatgtatatatatgtatgtatatctatctatttgtctatacatccatatacatatacatacatacatacatacatacatacatacacacacacacacacacacacacacatatgtgtatatatatatatatatatatatatatatatatatatatatatatatatatatatatatatatatgcatatgtatatgtgtatatgtatatatataaatatgtatatgtatatatggatatataaatatgtgtgtatctatatctatgaccTCGACTTCGCGTCCGTGTCCGTGTTGCCCTCCGTGTTAAGTGCCTGCGTTAATTTTGCATTTGCATTTCTGAAGAAATTTCTAAATTCTTATATTTGTTCCTACTCTTTTTATCCGAATTTCATCCAAGTATTCGTTTTATAACACATTTTAGGAAAAAGAGTCGCAAAAATATCCAACAATCGGAGTCAGCCTTTGTCCGGCGCCATTTTGTACGAAAATGTGAAATGCCTGTGAAATGCCTCGTAAATATTATCTTTTAATGATATATTAGTTATGGCAAACATATAGATGTGCGCTTaagtcaaataagaaaaaaaaaaacaactggaaaaaaatagaaagaacgagaggaaatgagagaaaggagagaataaaagagagaataggaaaaaagggacaattagaaaggaggagaaaatgagagaaaatagagCAGAAttcgagagaatgagagattgagagaatgaaagaatgagaaaatgaaagctGGAAACTGTTGAATGTTTTACATCCGATCATTAGTTCGAATTAAAAATGTTTTTGcttattatttaatatcatttaGACATTTTAATTCTGTAACggaatatgattttatttaatcAACTGATTAATACCGCTGCTCGTGTTACCGAAGAGGATTATCTAAAACTCTCCCTTAAAGCCTGTCCCAATCCTTCCTCATTAGCCACATGACACTCGGCCTTACCGTAGAGGCTTTATAAAGTCCAAAATATCCTAATCGATAAAAAGGTCTCTATATCAACTTATGAAAAATAACTTTGCCATGGATCACTACCACAGATTACACTAACGAAAACATCAAAATCCAAACGAAGAACGCAAATCGTACAAGACAGAAGAGATATGGTTATAACGAAAACGGAAATAGGAGACTACAGAAAGTGAGAATACTTAATGTAAGACATTAATGCAAATAACATGACTATAAATATCATGATTCCAATTTTCCTTTCCTGGGGCAGCGACAAACGAACAAAATAAAAGATTGTTGAAAACAGAATGCAAAAATGGCAGCAGAAAACAGAAATGGAAGGTAATGTAAAGTACAAATTTTACAAGTTAATTTCCCAAGTCAATTACGACCTTAAAATGAATcctagacaatgaaatgatgtagagacagaaaaaaaaaggcggtagaaaaagttattttttacTCCGCTAATTacctgactgtatatatatatatatatatatatatatatatatatatatatatcatcatcaatccactgcaggacgtaggcttctcccaattttttccaactttgtctgctTTGCgtgttttgtttccagtcttcaACCCCAAATTTCGTTTCGTCGCGCCATCTCgtcattggtctggtccttggcctctttatgttatccataggctagtctgttactttctttgtccatctgtcgtcctgtctccgatatatatgacttgtccattgtcatttttttctttttgatgctcctaagtatatcttccacttttgtcatttccttgatccacgtcgccctcatccggtcTCTTAAGCTAATTCCTTGCATCagcctctccacccttctctgtGCACTTataagtttcctctccagtagtttggctgtagtccatgtttctgatccataggtcataactaggaggacgcattggttaaagacatttctttttaaacatagtgtcaaggagcctcttagtatgctactgtgtctgccgaaagcgcttcagcctagactgatgtgtcgctgaatttcctcttcgctagatgtgtttgtctgtacgagttgccttaggtatatatacttgtccactacctctagcgcttcgccttgtacatgtatccgttcaaactgaactctactgttgaatgatcttagtatttttcttgGTCATtcaaagtccgactttcagactttctctattcagatcgtttattagttgctgcattccatttgcagattcactgaagagaacaatagcaTCTGCAAATCTTTGATTGTTTAGATATTCCCCTATTtttataccctttccgttccacacacacacacacactctctcacacacacacacacacacacacacacacacacacacacacacacacacacacacacacacacacacacacacacacacacacacgcacacacacacatatgttattcTAAACTCATTCCATATAATGGCGACGAGACAGgctcttctcatccccccctctcttcccactgtgttttcccctctttctattaGCATTCTTCTCTGTTACGACATCAGTTCCAAGAACTTTCTCCCGTTTGGTTCGTCTCGCCCGGAAAGAAAACGTGAGCGACTGATCGCTATTCTGTTAAAGGGGGACCGTTTTAAActgtaattcttaaaaaaaatcacGGCATGcttttatcgttatttatattgtgtttgctattattatcattgttatcatcatcataatcattaacatcattattcattaccattaccaccataacgataatgataataataatgatattattataattattattgttgctatcattattactattatcatcattattgttattattattatcatcatcattattattattcatttaattattattattgttattgttattattatcatgattattattatcatcattatgatcacttaccatcagcatcatcattatcaaacttattgcaattattgttatgatgacaatgataatggttactattaatattattgctacaatcattactgcatacacacacactcacaaatatatatatatatatatatatatatatatatatatatatatgtatgacaaccaggggcgtcatttcagttttttttgggggggtagggcAAAGGGCATAGGTAGGCGACCGAAGCAATCACAATTTTGAAAAATGAGCTATTCCAAAGTCATTTTTAAGCTATAAATGGACTTATATAGGTGTTAGTTTACAAATCTGGGCCTTGGGGAGGGGCAAGCCAGACTTTGAGGGGGAAAACAGAGTCTACGGGGGCATTTGACCcccatgatgacgataatggtgaatGCAGTAATGGGAAGCGTGAATAGAGTTAATAGGATGGAAGGCGTAGACCACCGCCTCGCATATGGACCCATTTTCGTTCCGCAGCAATTATTTGGGTCGAAGTTTGACATTGCAGGTGGTGGGGGCGAGACTCAAGGAAACTTTTGGAGAAATTAACAGGTGTTAATTGCACTTCTTCCTGGTTGGTGGTTTATGAGCGTTCGATGCGGAggtaacgtccccctctcgaggtcataGGTCACGGAGGTCGATAGGAAGGTTGGTGACATTTCTCCAGATTATACGAGGACTAAAATCGTTATTTGTTTTGGTTCGGTAGTTGTTTTTACTTTTAGTGTAATTGTTTTAATGTTGCGATATATGTATCAAGTGCATTGGCTTAAATAATCGTTATTTTTGAATTGAGCTGTTTTATATTAaggatattgcatatatacagtacatgaattcatacacatccatatatgaatggtaaaacgctAGTCGGTGTTGATACCGCAGTGCATTCCGTGttgataccacacacacacacacacacacacacacacacacacacacacacacacacacacacacacacacacacacatacacacacacacacaccctaaactgacatggaaataaatatgatatagatattcatattatgGCAAAGACATTTGGTTAATCTATAAAATCGCTTTATCACAACATATCATTCTAAGAATTTCATCGCAACTATAAACTCGgattatataatttcattttataGAGAATCAGtgaacacaatgtatatatatatatatatatatatatatatatatatatatatatatatatatatacatatatacatatatatgtatatatatgtatatgtatagatagatagatggatagacagatatatgaataataaaaaagaatctgGAGAGAAAGCCTCCAGAGGTCCGTATTTACAATGACTTTCAAACATCTACAATGccaatagtaatatagtaatagcaatattgatatgaatatattatctTCAGGACTCTGAACAATTCATTTTAAATGCTGCAAATTTCAAAACAAGTTACCAAGGCATTGCTTTATAAAcattgtaaattaatatattccTTATGGAAATTTCATACAACAtcgttcattaatttatttacattgaTGCATTgctttacgaaaaaaaataataagatagtgCTTTAAATGTTTATTCAACATTGATATataaagaggataatgaaaataatggttatgacATTAAACTAATGTAATTGCCGCTAATTAGTCTTATCACATATCTTTCGGAAAACAAggttaaatcacaagaaaaatacatttaagaTTTATTATAATTAAACGGGTGTTATTAGAACACtctgcattaaaaaaataaagagggatctagaataaccaagaaaaaatataataacatttttCGAGGATGTAGGAGTACCTTAAATTCATCAGTACTGTattttgattaaaaaagaaaaaaaagaaaaaaaaaaaaggaaaacaaaagaaaaaaaataataatactgaagaaAACATTACATTGTAAGAAACTCTCTTAATTACCTACGTCAAACGTATATCCAACCGAATAATGACTTTATTGGTTGCTATTTCAGTGATATAAAACAGCTCAACTATAATTTTCCGGATGAATTAAAAGTCGCGTATTGCTCGTGTACAGGGCACTTGCCCGCGAGCGGTAacttcctcccacacacacagaaagtggAAAGGAAAGATTCGATGAAGCCGTAAGTTCATTTCATGGTAAACTAAGGtaaactctccccctctctctctcccatccctagtGGAGGTGTAAGGGGGAAAGTAAATGATAGGGGGATATGCAGGACAAGGGTAGGATCACAGAAGGGAAAACTGTGACATAGATCTGCCAATGATAGTTTCTCATTGTGGGCAGAGGGTGGGGCATAGTCTAGCTGAtttatgtgataataatgataacactaatgatgataatagtcatcattacaatatcaataagaatagtaatgataataatagtaatggtaataatggtaataatgatgatgataacaatagtaatgataacagtaatgggaataataatcattattattatttgtctcgtaatcattattattataataattctcgTCATCAtggttttcatcatttttttttttttttataaaagtgaCTACGATTTTTTATGTAAAATCATCTTAGTGAAATATATGAGTAGTATGTAAAGGCTTCTAATATTATACTGACTAGATTCTTAGGCAAAAAAGGCTTCCAATATGCTGATCAATACATGGTAAAATAAGATAAGTCTTGTTTGATGTCATACTCATCTTTGTATATCGCCATTGCGTTAGGTTAAACGTATCTTTTAATTGGAGAGGTATATGAGCAAAAATACTGAACCATTAGAGCTCGCAGGAATGTGAGCATACAACATATATCGAACCGTCGAAGTTTGGATCTAagagttttgttttcattatctttttatttatttttcttccgtcCTATTTTTACTCCTCTCAttgttttcctccccctcctccttcgcctatttttttattcttatatctaatataatttcttgtccttcgcttcctcttattcctcttaattcacatttttctctcctccttctcctcccccctgcgtcaccctccctccttctttctttctctcagctcAAACTATCGCTAATTAGCCCCGGATCTACCTGGGGATGCTGAACAGGTAAGAGATGCAGCGGATGAGGAGAACATCTTGGCAGACGAGTTACCGGACATCATTAATGCAGCTGAGAGATAGGTGGATAGcggagtgttatatatatatgcgtgtggctGTGTATTTTCATATGTGCAGCATACACACGGAATATTATTTAATCTCTATTCaacgatcattattttttttatgatatttacatgttttttttttcttttccttttacgccatatttctttctgcctctttatctatctctatctatctctcctttcctctctacctcgCCGTcttcctacctgtctatctgcctcttttttctcgttctctctccctttccgatCTTTATCAGATATCTTTCTTAAACTTGTGTTGTCACATACTACTGGAAATAACAACAGCGAAAGAACTCAGTAATGAATTGAGTTTATCGTTCCAGCTTTGGTATAAACATCCTTATTTCACACACGGGGACGatcggaaaaaagggaaaacaagatatAAGCCCAGAACATAATGCGTttctaacttttattttcttttttttacattatatccCACTCACAATCACTTTTACCAGCCTCTCCACTTAACAGTTTgcattcacctccccctctctcacgccTTTGCTCTCTATCTGTTCTTCTCCTTCGTGTCTCCTCACTCAAAGTTCTGGTAAAGGACAGCTGACCTCCGCCGGGGGTCGGCAGGCGTACGTCTCCAGGTCGTAGCGGTATCCATCATGGCAGCCGGACCTAGGAGTGGGTAACACGGGGCCGGTAATTATTTCTTATTcggattattaattatttataactTAGGTgttgatatactttttttttttttactcttttacaCTAGCTATGACaaacttttttcctttcatcagcctctctctgctctgctctctcttttatacactcacgcatatatgtgtgtgtgtgtgtgtgtgtgtgtgtgtgtgtgtgtgtgtgtgtgtgtgtgtgtgtgtgtgtgtgtgtgtgtgtgtgtgtatgtgtatgtgtgtgtgtatgtattctcatCTACTTTCTGCTCTCACTCTATTCCTCTCAGAtatttatgatagtgataaagataacgacCACTGTGCGgatgatgacagtgacaataaaaagaacgacaatgaaaataatgacattaataacaacaaaaaagaacaaaaacaaaaataatcttcCCTacccccaaaacaacaacaaaacagaccccccccccccccaactcacgtGGTCTTGACGCCATCCTGGCAATGGTAGAACACTTGGCAGTCCCTGTAAACGTCGACGAAGATACCGTCCTCCTTGCACTCGAAGGTCGGGGGCTGACCGTGACCGTGACCGTTGGCGACGTATGCGGTAAAGACTGtgtgtggaagaggggagaggagagtgagacatTGGGCGGAGATTTTGGCGGTCAGAGAtttgggagaggaagagtagagtaAGAAATTGGGCCGGGActgtggaagaagaaaaggagacattGGGCCGAGACTGTGTGGAAGAGGAAACTGAAATATTGGGCCAAAACTACACGTAAGAAATTGGGCCGTAACTGTATggaagatgagagtgagaaatTGTTCTTGATGAAGTGAGCCAGATGGGTGGATGAAGGATTTGATTCTCATATAGATAGTTTTACTTGAGTTATTTTATGTGACTATCTAGTTATATAATTGGAATATGATAACGTCCAATCGCTATAAACGGTGAAATGAAAcattaaaatatttgaaaatatgcgTAACCAATTGCGGTTATTAACTATTTCGTTGATTTTTTCATCTATAATGTGGACACCTATATCTTCACTTTAATGCACTACAGCTATGAGATAAAGTGGATTAACGTGAATATATCGATGTTGATGTTATCGATGACGGTTATACtgaaaaaacatttaataaacgtattTGTACGCGCATACCTTCATTTAAAGAGCTAAACCCAAGGATTAGTGTTCCATTATTATAATACAtagaattaatagtaataacaacagcattaatgaagatgaggatgataatgatgatattaaaccaGCTGTGCTCTCACCGGCCAAAGCCACAATTAGAAGAAGGCGGGACATGGCGAAGTTGCAGTGAAAACTTCCCTTGGTCGTGTCTTGAGAGCGAACGCAGTCACTTGTCTTCCAGTAGGTCTTATA harbors:
- the LOC125043691 gene encoding uncharacterized protein LOC125043691 is translated as MALGVNKPRGNQSARSKTYWKTSDCVRSQDTTKGSFHCNFAMSRLLLIVALAVFTAYVANGHGHGQPPTFECKEDGIFVDVYRDCQVFYHCQDGVKTTSGCHDGYRYDLETYACRPPAEVSCPLPEL